A window of Formosa sp. Hel1_31_208 contains these coding sequences:
- a CDS encoding DUF2059 domain-containing protein, whose translation MKNLLFVLAFVFTFSINAQDTSKFKLQTVEFIKLTGTADAFDNAISQIGSMVPADKKEAYTKEAKGTLDDLYSQLADVYMNEFSEEDIAQLVAFYKSDIGKKLASKQTAMTQAGMMIGQTWGMNLSQIAQKYSN comes from the coding sequence ATGAAAAATTTACTCTTTGTTTTAGCATTCGTTTTTACATTTTCAATAAATGCTCAAGATACTTCAAAATTTAAATTACAAACTGTTGAATTTATTAAACTTACCGGAACAGCTGATGCATTTGACAACGCCATTTCTCAAATTGGATCTATGGTGCCTGCCGATAAAAAAGAAGCTTATACAAAAGAGGCCAAAGGGACACTTGATGATTTATATAGTCAATTGGCTGATGTGTATATGAATGAATTCAGTGAGGAAGATATTGCTCAATTAGTGGCATTTTATAAGTCTGATATTGGGAAGAAATTAGCCTCAAAACAAACAGCAATGACTCAAGCAGGAATGATGATTGGTCAAACTTGGGGAATGAATTTATCTCAAATTGCTCAAAAGTATTCTAACTAG
- a CDS encoding polymer-forming cytoskeletal protein, protein MFSDKKTVRMATETISQQNTIAKGTIITGDIISEGDFRIEGSIQGNIKTPGKVVIGKTGIINGTLKSANADIEGKFSGKLMLSDTLSLKSSAHVEGEVEVGKLAVEPGATFNATCMMKGALKELNNGPTKQTTIQRPRQANPEKGQTA, encoded by the coding sequence ATGTTTTCAGATAAAAAAACAGTACGTATGGCTACAGAAACAATTTCACAACAAAACACAATCGCTAAAGGCACTATAATTACAGGAGATATTATTAGCGAAGGTGACTTTCGAATTGAAGGTTCAATTCAAGGCAATATTAAAACTCCAGGAAAGGTAGTAATTGGTAAAACAGGAATTATCAATGGGACATTAAAAAGTGCTAACGCAGATATAGAAGGTAAGTTTTCAGGCAAATTAATGCTATCTGACACCCTATCTTTAAAGTCGTCTGCACATGTTGAAGGCGAAGTTGAAGTTGGTAAACTAGCAGTAGAACCTGGTGCAACTTTTAACGCGACTTGTATGATGAAAGGCGCTCTTAAAGAATTGAATAATGGACCAACAAAACAAACAACCATCCAACGACCACGACAAGCCAACCCAGAAAAAGGGCAAACAGCTTAA
- the atpA gene encoding F0F1 ATP synthase subunit alpha: MAEVKPAEISAILKQQLSGFEAGASLDEVGTVLTVGDGIVRAYGLANAQYGELVEFDGGLEGIVLNLEEDNVGIVLLGVSVGVREGSTVKRTGRIASVNVGEGIVGRVVDTLGNPIDGKGPISGKTYEMPLERKAPGVIYREPVTEPLQTGIKAIDAMIPVGRGQRELVIGDRQTGKTAVCIDAILNQKEFYDAGEPVYCIYVAVGQKASTVALIAKTLEEKGALAYTTIVAANASDPAAMQVYAPFTGASIGEYFRDTGRPALIVFDDLSKQAVAYREISLLLRRPPGREAYPGDVFYLHSRLLERSAKVINDDEIAKQMNDLPESLKPLVKGGGSLTALPIIETQAGDVSAYIPTNVISITDGQIFLDGDLFNSGVRPAINVGISVSRVGGNAQIKSMKKVAGTLKLDQAQYRELEAFAKFGSDLDAVTLNVIEKGKRNVEILKQAQNDPFTVEDQVAIIYAGSKNLLRDVPVNKIKEFERDYLEFLKAKHSDVLSTLKAGKLTDEVIDTLTAVCKDLSGKYRA; this comes from the coding sequence ATGGCAGAAGTAAAACCAGCTGAAATATCAGCAATCTTAAAACAACAACTATCAGGTTTTGAAGCAGGAGCTTCATTAGACGAAGTTGGAACAGTATTAACTGTAGGTGATGGTATTGTACGTGCTTACGGATTGGCTAACGCTCAATATGGTGAGTTAGTAGAATTCGATGGTGGATTAGAAGGTATCGTACTTAATCTTGAAGAAGATAACGTAGGTATTGTATTGTTAGGAGTTTCAGTAGGCGTAAGAGAAGGGTCTACAGTTAAACGTACTGGTCGTATCGCATCTGTTAATGTAGGTGAAGGTATTGTTGGACGTGTTGTTGATACTCTTGGAAATCCTATTGATGGGAAAGGACCAATTTCAGGTAAAACATATGAAATGCCTTTAGAGCGTAAAGCACCTGGGGTTATCTATAGAGAGCCAGTGACTGAGCCATTACAAACAGGGATTAAGGCAATTGATGCTATGATTCCAGTAGGTAGAGGTCAGCGTGAATTGGTAATTGGTGACCGTCAAACTGGAAAAACTGCAGTTTGTATTGATGCGATTTTAAATCAAAAAGAATTTTACGATGCAGGTGAACCTGTATATTGTATATATGTTGCTGTAGGTCAAAAGGCCTCTACAGTAGCCTTAATTGCTAAAACCTTAGAAGAAAAAGGAGCTTTAGCATATACCACGATAGTCGCTGCGAATGCATCAGACCCTGCTGCAATGCAAGTTTATGCACCTTTTACAGGAGCATCTATTGGGGAGTACTTTAGAGATACTGGTAGACCAGCTTTAATTGTATTTGATGATTTATCAAAACAAGCAGTTGCTTACCGTGAGATCTCTTTATTATTACGTCGTCCTCCAGGACGTGAAGCTTATCCAGGTGACGTTTTCTATTTACATTCAAGATTATTAGAACGTTCTGCAAAAGTTATTAATGATGATGAAATTGCTAAGCAAATGAACGACCTACCTGAGTCATTAAAACCTCTAGTGAAAGGTGGTGGATCATTAACAGCATTGCCAATTATTGAAACTCAAGCGGGTGACGTTTCTGCATATATTCCAACAAACGTAATTTCGATTACTGATGGTCAAATCTTTTTAGATGGAGATTTATTTAACTCGGGTGTACGTCCAGCAATTAACGTAGGTATTTCTGTATCTCGTGTTGGTGGTAACGCTCAAATTAAATCAATGAAAAAAGTAGCAGGAACCTTAAAACTAGATCAAGCACAGTACCGTGAATTAGAAGCGTTTGCTAAGTTTGGTTCAGATTTAGATGCTGTGACATTAAATGTAATTGAAAAAGGTAAACGTAATGTTGAAATCTTAAAGCAAGCTCAAAATGATCCGTTTACTGTAGAAGATCAGGTTGCAATTATTTATGCTGGATCTAAAAACTTATTGAGAGACGTTCCGGTAAATAAAATTAAAGAATTCGAAAGAGATTATCTTGAGTTCTTAAAAGCAAAGCATTCAGATGTTTTGAGTACGTTAAAAGCAGGAAAATTGACTGATGAAGTTATAGACACCTTAACGGCAGTTTGTAAAGATTTATCAGGAAAGTATAGAGCATAA
- the atpB gene encoding F0F1 ATP synthase subunit A, with protein sequence MRTRITVKTITLLLFLISFTAFASEGEGKGDKKSEIKEYIQHHLKDSYDFSLFSYTTDSGEHKYIGAPLPVILWDNGLKVFSSSKFHHGETVAEAGGDYYKLYHSKIYKTDAQGTINYDDEHHPTNIKPLDFSITKSVVMIIITGLLMFFLFRGLAKSYANNGGIAKGFGRFFEPIVLYIRDDIAIPNIGEKKYMKYMPFLLTVFFFIWFLNIFGLTPLGVNVTGNLAVTASLAILTFLLTNLTGTRDYWKHIFDPLGDSMPWYAKAVLYVILIPIEVLGIFIKPFSLLIRLYANMQAGHIVLMSLIGLMFIFKSWLGSPLSFGLAFAISLIEILVALLQAYIFTMLSALYFGFAAETHDHAEEHEGDVQHL encoded by the coding sequence ATGCGAACAAGAATAACTGTTAAGACAATTACCTTATTACTGTTTTTAATATCCTTTACTGCTTTTGCTAGTGAAGGTGAAGGAAAAGGAGATAAAAAATCTGAAATTAAAGAGTATATTCAACATCACTTGAAAGATTCTTATGACTTCAGTTTGTTCTCTTACACAACTGATTCGGGAGAACATAAATACATAGGAGCTCCGCTTCCTGTGATTCTGTGGGATAACGGTTTGAAAGTGTTTTCTTCTTCAAAATTTCATCATGGTGAAACAGTAGCTGAAGCCGGTGGAGATTATTATAAGTTATACCATAGTAAAATATATAAAACCGACGCTCAAGGAACTATCAATTATGATGATGAGCATCACCCAACAAATATAAAACCTCTAGATTTTTCAATCACAAAAAGTGTAGTAATGATAATCATTACAGGACTGCTAATGTTCTTCTTGTTTAGGGGCTTGGCAAAATCGTATGCTAATAATGGTGGAATTGCAAAAGGGTTTGGACGTTTCTTTGAGCCAATTGTACTTTACATTCGAGATGATATCGCGATTCCAAATATTGGAGAGAAAAAGTACATGAAGTATATGCCATTTTTATTAACGGTATTCTTCTTTATTTGGTTTTTAAACATATTTGGCTTAACACCATTAGGGGTTAATGTTACGGGTAATTTAGCCGTAACAGCATCTTTGGCTATATTAACTTTTTTATTGACAAATTTAACTGGAACTAGAGATTATTGGAAGCATATTTTTGATCCCCTAGGAGATTCTATGCCATGGTATGCAAAAGCGGTTCTTTACGTCATATTAATCCCGATAGAAGTATTAGGGATTTTTATCAAGCCTTTTTCATTATTAATACGTCTATATGCTAACATGCAGGCAGGACATATTGTATTAATGAGTTTAATAGGTTTAATGTTTATTTTCAAAAGTTGGTTAGGAAGTCCACTATCATTTGGATTGGCTTTCGCAATTTCACTTATTGAGATATTAGTAGCATTGCTACAAGCATATATTTTTACAATGTTATCTGCGCTTTACTTTGGTTTTGCCGCAGAAACTCACGACCATGCTGAAGAGCATGAAGGTGATGTTCAGCATTTGTAA
- the atpE gene encoding ATP synthase F0 subunit C has product MEIPVMVGAGLVVIGVGIGIGKIGGSAMEAIARQPESYGKIQTAMLIAAALIEGIGFAALFAV; this is encoded by the coding sequence ATGGAAATCCCAGTAATGGTAGGTGCAGGTTTAGTTGTAATTGGAGTTGGTATTGGTATTGGTAAAATTGGTGGTTCTGCTATGGAAGCGATCGCTCGTCAACCAGAATCTTACGGTAAGATCCAAACAGCTATGCTTATTGCAGCAGCTTTAATTGAAGGTATTGGATTTGCGGCTTTATTTGCTGTATAA
- a CDS encoding AtpZ/AtpI family protein has translation MDQQNKQPSNDHDKPTQKKGKQLKNIAILSGIGFEMGAIIYGFVMLGKWLDRTYNDGEKLYIIFCTLFGVAASLFIVIKQLNRIHK, from the coding sequence ATGGACCAACAAAACAAACAACCATCCAACGACCACGACAAGCCAACCCAGAAAAAGGGCAAACAGCTTAAAAACATTGCAATACTCTCAGGTATTGGTTTTGAAATGGGAGCGATTATCTATGGTTTCGTTATGCTTGGGAAGTGGCTCGATCGCACTTACAATGATGGAGAAAAACTATACATAATCTTTTGTACACTATTTGGAGTAGCAGCTTCTCTATTTATCGTAATTAAACAACTTAATAGAATTCATAAATAA
- a CDS encoding oligosaccharide flippase family protein, with product MSVFKSLFKQTFIYGLATVLPRMLSFLLVPLYTTKGVLSSVAEYGQVSVIFSYFVLFNVILAYGMETAFFRFFNKEDKKENVIGTSAISIVASSIGFFVLALIFQYHIASFIQIDVKYINLVIWILLFDALVIIPFAWLRATERPMRYAIIKILNVAINLGLNLFFLLALKELAQDENLFETIYKPNFEISYIFIANLIASACTLLLVLSFYTKIKYKFDKQLWKRMFRYAFPVLVAGVAFSINETFDRILLDRLLPPDIAETEIGMYSACYKIALFMTLFATAYRLGIEPFFFSHSKTENPRQNYAKILEFFVAFGAIILLGVVVFADILKPFIVRSEAYWEAMWIVPIILLANFCLGIYHNLSVWYKITDRTRFGAYISIVGAIVTLVINILFIEAYSYKASAIATLIAYSIMVLLSYYFGRKYYPIPYNLKKIGLYLVLSIALSGLSFYRFRGDYITGISMLIVFLIVVYLSEKKQINQLLKK from the coding sequence TTGAGCGTATTTAAATCCCTTTTTAAACAAACATTCATTTATGGTTTAGCCACTGTTTTGCCTAGAATGTTGAGTTTTTTATTAGTGCCATTATATACCACTAAAGGGGTGCTGTCATCTGTAGCAGAGTACGGTCAGGTTTCTGTAATATTTTCTTATTTCGTATTGTTTAATGTCATATTGGCTTACGGAATGGAAACGGCCTTTTTTAGATTTTTTAATAAGGAGGATAAGAAAGAGAACGTCATTGGAACTTCAGCCATTTCAATCGTTGCGTCATCCATAGGCTTTTTTGTTCTTGCCTTAATATTCCAATATCATATCGCTTCTTTTATTCAAATTGATGTCAAGTATATCAATCTAGTCATTTGGATTTTGCTATTTGATGCCTTGGTGATTATTCCATTTGCATGGTTGAGAGCAACCGAACGACCGATGCGATATGCCATTATCAAAATATTGAATGTAGCTATTAATTTAGGGCTGAATCTATTCTTCTTACTGGCTTTAAAAGAGTTGGCTCAAGATGAAAACCTATTTGAAACGATATACAAACCAAATTTTGAAATAAGCTACATCTTTATCGCCAACCTTATTGCGAGTGCTTGTACATTGCTGTTGGTTTTGTCATTTTATACGAAAATTAAATATAAGTTTGATAAACAACTTTGGAAACGAATGTTCCGCTATGCCTTTCCAGTACTTGTAGCTGGCGTGGCATTTTCAATTAATGAGACTTTTGACCGAATTTTATTAGACCGCTTGCTGCCACCCGATATTGCTGAAACCGAAATAGGCATGTATTCCGCATGCTATAAGATTGCGTTGTTCATGACCCTGTTCGCCACAGCATATCGATTAGGGATTGAACCTTTCTTTTTTAGTCATTCTAAAACTGAAAACCCGCGACAGAATTATGCTAAAATTTTGGAATTCTTTGTAGCATTTGGTGCTATTATTTTATTAGGAGTTGTGGTCTTTGCAGATATTTTAAAACCTTTTATTGTAAGAAGTGAAGCGTATTGGGAGGCGATGTGGATTGTGCCTATTATTCTCTTAGCTAATTTTTGTTTAGGAATATATCATAATTTATCGGTTTGGTATAAAATTACCGATAGAACCAGGTTTGGGGCCTATATCTCTATAGTGGGCGCCATAGTGACTTTGGTGATTAATATCCTTTTTATTGAAGCCTATAGTTACAAAGCTTCTGCAATAGCAACTTTGATCGCTTATAGTATCATGGTATTGCTATCGTACTACTTCGGAAGAAAATATTATCCCATTCCTTATAATTTAAAAAAGATTGGATTGTATCTCGTTCTTTCAATAGCCTTGTCAGGACTTTCTTTCTACCGATTTAGAGGGGATTATATTACCGGAATATCAATGTTAATTGTATTTTTGATTGTCGTGTATCTTTCAGAAAAAAAACAGATAAATCAACTATTAAAAAAATAA
- the atpG gene encoding ATP synthase F1 subunit gamma: MANLKEIRNRISSVSSTMQITSAMKMVSAAKLKKAQDAITAMRPYSDKLTELLQSLSATLDADSGSKFADQREVKKVLLVVITSNRGLAGAFNSNIIKEVISLTNNKYANQDVSFLAIGKKANDAFKKTNNVIANKSGVYDDLTFDNVAEIAELLMEKFVEGDFDKIEIIYNKFKNAATQIVMTEQFLPIVPMQGVSINTDYLFEPSKAEIVEQLIPKSLKTQLYKSVRDSFASEHGARMTAMHKATDNATDLRDQLKLTYNKARQAAITNEILEIVGGAEALNN, from the coding sequence ATGGCTAATTTAAAAGAAATACGTAATAGAATATCTTCGGTATCATCAACGATGCAGATTACTAGTGCCATGAAAATGGTATCTGCTGCAAAATTGAAAAAAGCTCAAGATGCTATTACCGCAATGCGACCTTATTCTGATAAGTTGACTGAGCTTTTACAAAGCTTAAGTGCAACTTTAGATGCAGATTCTGGAAGTAAATTTGCAGATCAACGTGAGGTGAAAAAAGTTTTACTTGTGGTAATCACCTCTAATAGAGGTCTTGCAGGTGCTTTTAACTCTAATATCATTAAGGAGGTTATAAGTCTTACCAATAATAAATATGCAAATCAAGACGTATCTTTTTTAGCAATTGGTAAAAAGGCAAATGATGCTTTCAAAAAAACAAATAATGTCATTGCTAATAAAAGTGGAGTTTATGATGATTTGACTTTTGATAACGTTGCTGAAATAGCAGAATTATTAATGGAGAAATTTGTTGAAGGGGATTTTGATAAAATCGAGATTATCTATAACAAGTTTAAAAATGCGGCAACACAAATTGTAATGACAGAACAATTCTTGCCAATTGTTCCAATGCAAGGCGTGTCAATTAATACAGATTACCTTTTCGAACCTTCAAAAGCAGAGATTGTAGAGCAATTAATTCCGAAGTCATTAAAAACACAATTGTATAAATCAGTTAGAGATAGTTTTGCTTCTGAACATGGTGCACGTATGACCGCGATGCATAAAGCAACAGATAACGCTACTGATTTAAGAGACCAATTAAAATTAACCTATAATAAAGCACGTCAGGCTGCAATTACAAACGAAATCCTTGAGATCGTTGGTGGAGCAGAGGCCTTGAATAACTAA
- the atpH gene encoding ATP synthase F1 subunit delta gives MAGTRAAIRYAKAILDLAQTQKTAEAINEDMMLVSKSVSENQDLSDMLQSPMITSSDKKEALLAVFPKTNPMFSSLVDLLVTNKRVNILGDIASKYVELFEKAQNIEVANVTTAVPLSENLKKKVLAKVKELTSADKIEIKNTVDESILGGFILRVGDIQYNASIANQLNKLKREFTLN, from the coding sequence ATGGCAGGAACAAGAGCAGCAATTCGTTACGCGAAAGCGATTTTAGATCTAGCGCAAACTCAGAAAACGGCAGAAGCGATAAATGAGGACATGATGTTAGTGTCTAAATCTGTTAGCGAAAATCAAGACTTGAGCGATATGCTTCAAAGTCCTATGATTACATCTAGCGATAAAAAAGAAGCTTTGTTGGCAGTGTTTCCAAAAACAAACCCAATGTTTTCGAGCTTAGTGGATCTATTAGTGACAAATAAGCGCGTCAACATTTTAGGAGATATCGCTTCCAAATATGTTGAATTATTTGAAAAGGCTCAAAACATTGAAGTAGCAAACGTTACTACAGCCGTGCCTTTATCAGAGAATTTAAAAAAGAAGGTGCTTGCGAAAGTTAAAGAATTAACAAGTGCAGATAAAATTGAGATTAAGAATACAGTTGATGAAAGTATTTTAGGCGGTTTCATTTTGCGTGTCGGAGATATCCAATACAACGCAAGTATTGCTAATCAATTGAATAAATTAAAAAGAGAATTTACATTAAATTAA
- a CDS encoding DUF5687 family protein: MKLKHFLNLEWKKFFRSASFGKSIAINILMIFLALYFIGIFLLLGIALYPGLKKAFPEQDPFVIVNGLLFFYILADIVMRFFFQKLPVMSVKPLLPLPIKRSKVVNYVLRKSAFSFFNFLPLFAFVPFSIALLLNGYPTASVLIWLLAIIVGTLIVNFLNFIIESFASETELSFLPVIVFAGGLFALNYFDAISFTDLVSNGFMGIYNNPIFILIPILVLVGLYIVNFKQLKNKLYLDSSLKTKVTEVNASNMEWTKRFGDIAPFMQLDLKLLWRNKRSKSSIWLLLIGLLYGLFFYPNPVYADMPWFFAFVGIFVTGIFLMNFGQFIPAWDSGYYKLLMSQNIKYEQYLKSKFTLMALSVIILFVLSIPYVYFGWKILLAHFAAAIYNIGVNTHVIMYGGSFNRKKIDLNQRAAFNYQGTGAVQWLIGIPLMLLPLAIFGITYAIASFEIGCVVLTLLGIIGIVLHQKLMKFITQKYVDSKYKMIDAFSQD, from the coding sequence ATGAAACTTAAGCATTTTTTAAATCTAGAATGGAAGAAATTCTTTCGTTCGGCAAGTTTCGGTAAAAGCATTGCAATCAATATCTTGATGATATTTTTAGCTTTGTATTTTATCGGGATATTTCTACTCTTAGGGATTGCTTTATATCCAGGGCTTAAAAAAGCATTCCCAGAGCAAGACCCATTCGTAATTGTTAATGGTTTATTATTTTTCTACATTCTGGCAGATATTGTCATGCGTTTCTTTTTTCAGAAGCTACCTGTAATGTCGGTTAAACCATTATTACCCTTACCAATAAAACGAAGTAAAGTGGTTAATTATGTGTTGCGGAAATCGGCATTTTCATTTTTTAATTTTTTACCGCTTTTTGCCTTTGTACCTTTTAGCATCGCATTGCTGCTCAACGGATATCCGACAGCATCGGTCTTAATTTGGTTGTTAGCTATTATTGTAGGAACGCTCATTGTAAATTTCTTAAACTTTATTATTGAGAGTTTTGCTTCGGAAACAGAACTATCTTTCCTACCAGTGATTGTATTTGCTGGAGGGTTGTTTGCTCTTAACTATTTTGATGCCATATCGTTTACAGATTTAGTATCTAATGGTTTTATGGGTATTTATAATAATCCTATTTTTATTCTTATCCCAATTTTGGTTTTAGTTGGATTGTATATCGTCAATTTCAAACAGCTAAAAAACAAGCTTTATCTAGATAGCTCTTTAAAAACAAAGGTTACAGAGGTCAATGCCTCTAATATGGAATGGACCAAACGTTTTGGAGATATTGCTCCCTTTATGCAGTTAGACTTAAAACTCCTTTGGAGAAACAAGCGTTCTAAATCTTCAATTTGGTTATTACTCATTGGGTTGTTGTATGGCTTGTTCTTTTATCCAAACCCTGTATATGCTGATATGCCATGGTTTTTTGCTTTTGTAGGAATCTTTGTAACAGGGATATTCTTAATGAATTTTGGTCAATTTATTCCTGCATGGGATAGTGGGTATTATAAGTTGTTAATGAGCCAAAACATAAAATACGAACAGTATTTAAAATCGAAATTTACACTCATGGCATTAAGCGTAATTATTCTATTTGTATTAAGTATTCCATATGTGTATTTCGGATGGAAAATCTTATTAGCACATTTTGCAGCAGCAATTTATAATATTGGAGTCAATACGCATGTCATCATGTACGGTGGGTCTTTTAATAGAAAAAAAATAGATCTTAACCAACGTGCCGCATTTAACTACCAAGGGACAGGAGCAGTGCAATGGCTTATTGGAATTCCATTAATGTTGTTGCCTTTGGCGATCTTCGGAATAACATACGCTATCGCAAGCTTTGAAATTGGGTGTGTCGTACTAACATTATTAGGAATAATAGGGATCGTTTTACACCAAAAGCTGATGAAATTCATTACACAAAAGTATGTAGATTCAAAATATAAAATGATTGACGCTTTTAGTCAAGATTAA
- a CDS encoding PadR family transcriptional regulator: protein MANSKLYKGSLITIILKLLDESDKMYGYEITQKVKALTKGELNITEGALYPALHKLEADGLLDVEVMKVDNRLRKYYKLTDKGTRETKSKLNELHEYIKTMQVLVNPKWSIE, encoded by the coding sequence ATGGCTAATTCCAAATTATACAAGGGAAGTTTGATTACCATTATTTTAAAGCTTCTAGATGAAAGCGATAAAATGTATGGTTATGAGATTACTCAAAAAGTGAAAGCACTTACCAAGGGCGAGCTTAATATCACCGAAGGCGCCTTGTATCCAGCACTTCACAAATTAGAAGCCGATGGATTGCTTGATGTTGAGGTCATGAAAGTGGATAACAGGTTGCGTAAATATTATAAGTTAACCGATAAAGGCACAAGAGAAACCAAGAGTAAGCTCAACGAATTACATGAATATATAAAGACTATGCAAGTTTTAGTCAATCCAAAATGGAGTATTGAATAA
- a CDS encoding ABC transporter ATP-binding protein, which translates to MIETTNLSKSYGSKTVLKIDNLSIPKGQSFGLVGNNGAGKTTYFSLLLDLIKPSSGQIQSNNILVHESEDWKPFTSAFIDESFLIGYLTPEEYFYFIGELRGQNKADVDNLVSQFEDFFHGEILGQKKYLRDLSKGNQKKAGIVAALIGNPEVIILDEPFANLDPTTQIRLKGIIKNLAEKQGVTVLVSSHDLLHVTDVCERIVVLEKGEVVKDLETNDATLKELEVHFSGTETV; encoded by the coding sequence ATGATAGAAACAACTAATCTTTCGAAATCATACGGTAGTAAGACCGTTTTAAAAATAGATAATTTAAGCATTCCTAAAGGTCAGAGTTTTGGACTAGTTGGAAATAATGGAGCTGGAAAAACAACCTACTTTAGTTTGCTTTTAGACTTGATTAAGCCTTCAAGCGGACAAATTCAAAGTAATAACATATTAGTTCACGAAAGTGAAGATTGGAAACCATTTACATCAGCATTTATTGATGAAAGTTTCTTGATTGGTTATCTTACGCCTGAGGAATATTTTTATTTCATTGGTGAACTTCGCGGTCAGAATAAAGCCGATGTAGATAATCTCGTCTCTCAATTTGAAGACTTTTTTCACGGAGAGATTTTAGGACAAAAAAAATACCTTCGTGATCTTAGTAAAGGAAACCAGAAAAAAGCTGGAATTGTAGCCGCACTCATTGGAAACCCAGAAGTAATTATCCTTGATGAACCTTTCGCAAACCTAGATCCAACAACACAAATACGGCTGAAAGGAATCATTAAAAACTTAGCAGAAAAACAAGGCGTAACGGTGTTAGTCTCTAGTCATGATCTATTGCATGTCACAGACGTTTGTGAGCGTATTGTGGTATTAGAAAAAGGAGAGGTTGTGAAGGACCTTGAAACTAATGACGCTACTTTAAAAGAACTGGAAGTTCATTTTTCAGGAACAGAGACGGTCTAA
- a CDS encoding F0F1 ATP synthase subunit B, producing MMKLLEDFSIGLFFWQTLLFIGLLLLLRKFAWKPILNAVNDREEGIKNALASAESAKKEMENLQADNQKLLQEARLEREAMLKEARELKNTMIEDAKGEASAQANKIIEQAQAAITSEKQAAIADLKAQVANLSVEIAEKVVKAELSDKDKQLKLVESMLSEAKLN from the coding sequence ATTATGAAGTTATTAGAAGATTTTTCTATAGGATTGTTTTTCTGGCAAACATTATTGTTTATCGGACTTTTATTATTGCTAAGAAAATTTGCATGGAAGCCAATTTTAAATGCGGTTAACGATAGAGAAGAAGGTATTAAAAATGCTTTAGCTTCTGCAGAAAGCGCCAAGAAGGAAATGGAAAACCTTCAAGCTGATAACCAAAAGTTATTACAAGAAGCACGTTTAGAACGTGAGGCAATGCTCAAAGAAGCACGTGAGTTAAAAAACACAATGATTGAAGATGCCAAAGGAGAAGCGTCTGCTCAAGCAAACAAAATTATTGAGCAAGCCCAAGCTGCGATTACAAGTGAAAAGCAAGCTGCGATAGCAGACCTAAAGGCACAAGTAGCTAATTTGTCTGTAGAAATTGCAGAGAAAGTTGTGAAAGCAGAATTATCAGACAAAGACAAACAACTTAAATTAGTTGAGTCAATGTTAAGTGAAGCTAAATTGAACTAA
- a CDS encoding DUF6168 family protein, which translates to MNQSLITFSLKLLLTLSIAFGMHLLVLNYLEYALFENKIVLAYLVNAVLAILIFWFLLRMKEKYKEQLGFLFLAGSILKFAVFFILFYGSYKVDGIISKPEFAAFFVPYLLCLVIETSSLAKWLNKLE; encoded by the coding sequence ATGAATCAATCATTAATAACATTTTCATTAAAACTCCTCTTAACACTCTCTATCGCATTCGGCATGCACCTTTTGGTGTTAAATTATCTTGAGTATGCACTTTTTGAAAACAAAATTGTACTAGCTTATCTTGTGAACGCTGTTTTAGCAATTTTAATTTTTTGGTTTTTACTTAGAATGAAAGAAAAGTATAAAGAGCAACTTGGGTTTTTATTCCTCGCTGGAAGTATTTTAAAGTTTGCTGTTTTTTTTATACTTTTTTACGGCTCATATAAAGTCGATGGGATAATCTCTAAACCTGAGTTTGCAGCATTTTTTGTTCCTTATCTTTTATGTCTCGTGATAGAAACGTCTAGCTTGGCAAAATGGTTAAACAAATTGGAATAA